The Diospyros lotus cultivar Yz01 chromosome 15, ASM1463336v1, whole genome shotgun sequence genome has a window encoding:
- the LOC127791583 gene encoding uncharacterized protein LOC127791583, whose product MEDYKTITLIEECNAVIQNKLPLKLKDPGSFSIPCTIGEINFDKVLCDLGASINLIPFSVFRKLGLKEPTPTTISLQLADRSIRYPRGVVEDVLIKVDKFIFPIDFIVLDMEEDYDMPLILERPFLTTGRTLIDVQQGTLSLRIYDEIVTFNVFKSTKYFNDNEREVLRIDGIGDLVKRFDEPIENYIANSFDDQKTILDAKNKVMAKGYLREKQKSCPSKRDKLLPLDVSSSSSKAKPPSHEKKKMIRVLKELKKGIGWKVANIQGISPSSDMHKILTEEGFKPP is encoded by the coding sequence ATGGAGGATTATAAGACCATTACCTTGATTGAAGAATGCAATGCTGTGATTCAAAACAAATTACCTCTGAAACTCAAGGATCCAGGGAGCTTTtctattccttgcactattggtgaaattaattttgataaagtaTTATGTGACCTTGGTGCAAGCATTAATTTGATACCCTTTTCTGTTTTCAGGAAGCTTGGACTAAAAGAACCAACACCTACCactatttctcttcaattggctgataGAAGTATTAGATATCCAAGGGGAGTAGTGGAAGATGTTTTGATAAAAGTAGATaagtttatttttcctattgACTTCATTGTTTTGGAcatggaagaagattatgatatgcccctaattttagAGAGACCTTTTCTTACCACAGGGAGAACTTTAATTGATGTCCAGCAAGGAacacttagccttagaatttatgatgagatAGTTACTTTTAATGTTTTTAAGTCTACGAAATATTTTAATGACAATGAAAGAGAAGTCTTAAGGATAGATGGCATTGGTGATTTAGTAAAGAGATTTGATGAGCCTATAGAAAATTacattgctaactcttttgatgaCCAGAAAACAATTTTAGATGCTAAGAACAAGGTCATGGCTAAGGGCTATTTGAGAGAAAAGCAAAAATCCTGTCCATCCAAAAGAGACAAATTGTTACCCttggatgtttcttcttcttcttcaaaagccAAACCACCAAgtcatgaaaagaaaaaaatgataaggGTGCTTAAAGAGCTAAAGAAGGGGATTGGATGGAAAGTTGCTAACATTCAAGGAATAAGTCCATCATCCGACATGCACAAAATTTTAACAGAAGAAGGATTCAAGCCTCCCTGA
- the LOC127791584 gene encoding uncharacterized protein LOC127791584, which yields MLDLVGAQASILRPAVNANYFEIRPGLIQMVQQGQFGGNPTEDPNEHLANILEICDTIKMNGISEDAIRLRLFPFSLRDKAKVWLNSKAPNSFTTWAAVSQAFLSKYFPPGKTAKLRNDITSFVQFDGESLYEASERFKELQRRCPHYGLPNSLIVQTFYNGLSHLVRITIDAVARGALMGKSTEDACELLEEMASNNYQWSTERGMPRKASGMYEVDGINMLNAKVDNLVKMFGKLGNVNAVYSNFNSASNCYWYENSHLDSDSMQVEQAQYILNYNMQNQQNNPYSNNYNVGWRNHTIFSWRDQGGSSNSRPSNPPGFQSRPQGMMQQQPKSKPSWELAIEKLANATANRFEKLEAKVDQMASFNRNLEVQLGKISNAICSSYPFSSKAKTE from the coding sequence ATGTTAGACCTAGTTGGAGCTCAAGCCAGCATACTGAGACCAGCAGTCAATGCCAATTACTTTGAGATCAGACCAGGACTCATCCAGATGGTTCAGCAAGGGCAGTTTGGTGGAAATCCAACTGAAGATCCTAATGAACACTTAGCAAATATTTTAGAGATATGCGATACCATCAAAATGAACGGCATCAGTGAGGATGCAATCAGACTGAGGCTGTTTCCTTTTTCGTTGAGAGATAAAGCTAAGGTGTGGTTAAATTCTAAAGCTCCAAATTCATTTACCACATGGGCAGCCGTATCACAAGCATTCTTGAGTAAGTATTTTCCACCAGGTAAAACTGCTAAACTTAGGAATGATATTACTagttttgttcaatttgatgGTGAATCTTTGTATGAGGCATCGGAAAGGTTTAAGGAATTGCAAAGACGATGCCCACACTATGGTCTGCCTAACTCGTTGATTGTGCAGACATTCTATAATGGTCTATCTCATTTAGTTAGAATCACTATAGATGCTGTCGCACGGGGTGCACTAATGGGTAAGTCTACAGAGGATGCATGTGAGCTACTTGAAGAAATGGCTTCCAACAATTATCAATGGTCTACTGAAAGAGGTATGCCTAGGAAAGCCTCAGGTATGTATGAAGTTGATGGCATTAATATGTTAAACGCTAAGGTGGACAATCTTGTAAAAATGTTTGGTAAGTTGGGGAATGTTAATGCTGTTTATTCTAATTTCAATTCTGCTAGTAATTGTTATTGGTATGAGAATTCTCACTTGGATTCTGATTCTATGCAGGTTGAGCAAGCTCagtatattttgaattataacATGCAAAACCAGCAAAATAACCCATATTCTAACAACTATAATGTAGGTTGGAGAAATCACACCATTTTTTCCTGGAGGGATCAGGGCGGCAGTAGTAATTCTAGGCCTAGCAATCCTCCAGGTTTTCAATCCAGACCTCAAGGAATGATGCAGCAACAACCAAAAAGCAAGCCATCTTGGGAATTGGCAATTGAAAAGTTAGCGAATGCCACTGCAAATAGATTTGAAAAGCTAGAGGCGAAAGTAGACCAGATGGCCAGTTTCAACAGAAATTTGGAGGTTCAATTGGGGAAGATCTCAAATGCCATATGTTCCTCCtatccattttcctcaaaggCTAAAACAGAATAA